A genomic segment from Terriglobia bacterium encodes:
- a CDS encoding DPP IV N-terminal domain-containing protein, whose product MLLLVLALLVQVPAPPPVDYARAERFLGYNTNALVLHSGVRPTWLPDDRFWYRTNSENGNTTVLIDPVKGSRSSYNPPGPSRSGAAPPNSVVSPDGKRAVFIRDYNLWVRGVSSGKETQLTKDGIQDFGYATDNAGWIRGDDPVVLWSPDSKRIATFQHDGRGVGEMYLADTRVGHPHLEAWKYPLPGDEKIFEIQRVIIDVDAARVIRLRMPPDPHRSSLCDHVKCADTFADVEWSGDSLQLAFISSSRDHKHAWFRVADAANGKVRDVFEETAKTYFEGGDDRPNWRFLPASNEFIWFSERDNWGQLYLYDLTTGKLKNQITTGEGDVVETLRVDEKNRQVYFLGAGKEKGRDPYFQHLYRAGLDGKNLTLLTPEDATHDVSLSPSGKFFVDSYSKPDVPGVTVLRDMSTGALLQTLEKTDISRLTATGWKPVTPFSVKARDGVTDLYGLMYRPTAFDPARKYPIIDHIYPGPTPGSVGTRRFVASRGDAQALAELGFIVIELDGMGTPMRSKSFHDAYYGNMGDNTLPDQVSGIQQLARRYSWIDLDRVGIWGHSGGGYAAADAMFRYPDFFKVGISEAGNHDNRDYEDDWAEKWQGLLKGNNYDNQANELVAKNLKGKLLLVHGTTDSNVPPYNTLLVVDALIRANKDFDLLMLPNRNHGFGNESYMIRKRWDYFVKNLLGAEPPKEYELRR is encoded by the coding sequence GTGCTTTTACTGGTCCTCGCACTGCTCGTCCAGGTCCCGGCACCGCCGCCGGTCGACTACGCCCGAGCCGAACGATTCCTCGGCTATAACACCAATGCCCTGGTTCTTCACTCCGGGGTCCGGCCCACCTGGTTGCCCGACGATCGATTCTGGTATCGCACCAACAGCGAAAACGGCAACACGACCGTTCTCATCGATCCGGTCAAAGGAAGCCGATCCAGCTACAATCCGCCGGGGCCGTCCAGATCCGGGGCCGCGCCGCCGAACAGCGTGGTTTCGCCCGACGGCAAACGGGCGGTCTTCATTCGCGATTACAACCTCTGGGTGCGCGGCGTGAGCAGCGGCAAGGAAACGCAGCTGACGAAGGACGGCATCCAGGACTTCGGCTATGCGACCGACAATGCCGGGTGGATCCGCGGCGACGATCCCGTCGTGTTATGGTCGCCGGATTCGAAACGCATCGCGACCTTTCAGCACGACGGCCGCGGCGTCGGCGAAATGTATCTGGCGGACACCCGCGTCGGCCATCCGCACCTCGAGGCCTGGAAGTATCCCCTGCCCGGAGACGAGAAAATTTTCGAGATCCAGCGCGTCATCATCGATGTGGACGCCGCCCGCGTCATCCGGCTGCGGATGCCTCCGGATCCGCATCGCTCGTCGCTCTGCGATCACGTGAAATGCGCGGACACTTTCGCCGACGTCGAGTGGAGCGGCGATAGCCTGCAGCTTGCCTTCATCTCCTCCTCGCGCGATCACAAACACGCGTGGTTCCGCGTGGCCGATGCCGCGAACGGAAAGGTCCGGGATGTCTTCGAGGAAACCGCGAAGACCTATTTCGAAGGCGGTGACGACCGGCCGAACTGGCGGTTCCTTCCCGCCTCGAATGAATTCATCTGGTTCTCGGAACGCGACAACTGGGGCCAGCTGTATCTCTACGACCTGACCACGGGCAAGCTGAAGAACCAGATCACGACCGGCGAAGGCGATGTCGTCGAAACGCTGCGCGTGGATGAAAAGAACCGGCAGGTGTATTTCCTCGGCGCGGGGAAAGAGAAAGGACGCGATCCCTATTTCCAGCATCTCTATCGCGCGGGACTCGATGGGAAAAACCTGACGCTCCTGACGCCCGAAGACGCAACGCACGATGTATCCCTCTCGCCGTCGGGGAAGTTCTTTGTGGACAGTTACTCGAAGCCGGATGTGCCGGGCGTCACCGTCCTGCGGGACATGTCGACGGGCGCGCTGCTTCAGACGCTCGAGAAGACGGATATCTCGCGGCTGACCGCCACGGGCTGGAAGCCGGTGACGCCGTTCAGCGTCAAAGCCCGGGACGGTGTGACGGATCTTTACGGATTGATGTACAGGCCGACCGCCTTCGATCCGGCGAGGAAGTATCCGATTATCGATCACATCTATCCCGGACCGACGCCGGGCAGCGTGGGAACGCGCCGCTTCGTGGCCTCGCGGGGAGATGCTCAGGCGCTCGCTGAGCTCGGGTTCATCGTCATCGAACTCGACGGGATGGGAACGCCGATGCGCTCGAAATCGTTTCATGACGCCTACTACGGGAATATGGGAGACAACACGCTCCCCGACCAGGTCAGCGGAATCCAGCAACTCGCGCGCCGGTATTCCTGGATTGATCTCGATCGCGTGGGAATCTGGGGACACTCCGGCGGAGGATACGCCGCGGCCGATGCGATGTTCCGCTATCCGGACTTCTTCAAGGTGGGGATTTCAGAGGCCGGAAACCACGACAACCGGGACTACGAGGACGACTGGGCGGAGAAATGGCAAGGCCTTCTGAAAGGGAATAACTACGACAACCAGGCCAATGAGCTGGTCGCAAAGAATCTGAAGGGAAAACTGCTGCTGGTCCACGGAACGACGGATTCGAATGTCCCGCCGTATAACACCCTGCTGGTGGTCGATGCGCTGATCCGCGCGAACAAAGACTTCGACCTGCTGATGCTGCCGAACCGGAATCACGGGTTTGGCAATGAGTCGTACATGATCCGGAAGCGCTGGGATTACTTTGTGAAGAACCTGCTGGGGGCAGAGCCGCCGAAGGAGTATGAGCTGCGGCGGTAG